A single window of Actinoallomurus bryophytorum DNA harbors:
- a CDS encoding ABC transporter permease, giving the protein MAAVSGGRRVTLRPGAWLVWGAVVFFMLILAGVVGAVVVDSFGTRWFTGWLPAGWTTRWYGTTWREFDLGGVLVVTLEVALAVVVVSLFIGVPAAYALARRTFPGKRVLMVAFLLPILIPPITYGVPLATVLYKFHLAGKLSGVILANLVPAVPFVILVMTPFIEQIDPKIEAAARMCGARTRVIFTRILGPLLLPGMLAAAILILVRTVGMFELTFLTAGPDSQTLVVALYYSVSSAGIRAQQEIDAMAVIYTMSMLVLLVVALRFVNPTQLVTQIKERD; this is encoded by the coding sequence ATGGCGGCCGTATCGGGCGGACGGCGGGTCACTCTGCGGCCCGGGGCGTGGCTGGTCTGGGGCGCGGTCGTCTTCTTCATGCTGATCCTGGCCGGGGTCGTGGGCGCGGTCGTCGTCGACTCCTTCGGCACCCGGTGGTTCACCGGGTGGCTGCCGGCCGGCTGGACCACGCGCTGGTACGGGACGACGTGGCGGGAGTTCGACCTCGGCGGGGTGCTGGTCGTGACCCTGGAGGTCGCCCTGGCCGTGGTGGTGGTCTCGCTGTTCATCGGCGTGCCCGCCGCGTACGCGCTGGCCCGCCGGACCTTTCCCGGCAAGCGGGTGCTGATGGTGGCGTTCCTGCTGCCCATCCTCATCCCGCCGATCACGTACGGCGTGCCGCTGGCGACCGTCCTGTACAAGTTCCACCTGGCGGGCAAGTTGTCCGGCGTCATCCTGGCGAACCTCGTGCCGGCGGTGCCGTTCGTCATCCTCGTGATGACGCCGTTCATCGAGCAGATCGACCCGAAGATCGAGGCGGCGGCGCGGATGTGCGGCGCCCGTACCCGCGTGATCTTCACCAGGATCCTCGGCCCGCTGCTGCTCCCCGGCATGCTGGCCGCCGCCATCCTCATCCTGGTGCGTACGGTGGGCATGTTCGAGCTGACCTTCCTGACCGCCGGTCCCGACAGCCAGACGCTCGTGGTCGCGCTCTACTACTCGGTCTCCTCGGCGGGCATCCGCGCGCAGCAGGAGATCGACGCGATGGCGGTCATCTACACCATGTCCATGCTGGTGCTGCTCGTCGTGGCACTGCGCTTCGTCAATCCCACGCAGCTGGTCACCCAGATCAAGGAGAGAGATTGA
- the manD gene encoding D-mannonate dehydratase ManD produces MKIVAAKVIVTCPDRNFVTLKLTTDDGLTGVGDATLNGRELAVASYLRDHVCQLLIGRDASRIEDTWQYLHKGAYWRRGPVTMTAVAAVDTALWDIKGKAAGMPVYQLIGGRSRDAVTVYGHANGATIPEALEQVGDLLGRGYRAVRVQVGIPGLEKVYGVPVTGEPYEPALAGERPDEETWSTTKYLNFIPGLFEAVRSRFGRDFHLLHDAHHRLTPIEAARLGKALEPHDLFWLEDPISEELQEGFRLIRQHTTTPIAVGEVYNSIWDCHQLITEQLIDYIRMDVVHGGGITHLRRVFDLADLYHVRTGSHGATDLSPVCLAAALHVDIAVPNFGIQEYMPHTSATNAVFPHSYRFADGSMYPSEEPGLGVDIDEEAAAAYPYRQAYLPVNRLEDGSMHDW; encoded by the coding sequence GTGAAGATCGTCGCGGCCAAGGTCATCGTCACCTGCCCCGACCGCAACTTCGTGACCCTGAAGCTGACCACCGACGACGGCCTGACCGGGGTGGGCGACGCCACCCTCAACGGCCGTGAGCTGGCGGTCGCCTCGTACCTGCGGGACCACGTCTGCCAGCTCCTGATCGGCCGCGACGCGAGCCGCATCGAGGACACCTGGCAGTACCTGCACAAGGGCGCGTACTGGCGGCGCGGGCCGGTGACGATGACCGCGGTCGCGGCGGTCGACACGGCACTGTGGGACATCAAGGGCAAGGCGGCCGGCATGCCGGTCTACCAGCTCATCGGCGGGCGGTCGCGCGACGCGGTCACGGTGTACGGCCACGCGAACGGCGCGACCATCCCCGAAGCGCTGGAGCAGGTCGGGGACCTCCTCGGCCGCGGCTACCGCGCGGTGCGGGTCCAGGTCGGCATTCCGGGCCTGGAGAAGGTCTACGGCGTCCCGGTGACGGGGGAGCCGTACGAGCCCGCTCTCGCCGGGGAGCGGCCGGACGAGGAGACCTGGTCGACCACGAAGTACCTCAACTTCATCCCGGGGCTGTTCGAGGCCGTACGCTCCCGCTTCGGCCGCGACTTCCACCTGTTGCACGACGCGCATCACCGGCTCACCCCGATCGAGGCGGCACGGCTGGGCAAGGCTCTCGAGCCGCATGACCTGTTCTGGCTGGAGGACCCGATCTCCGAGGAGCTGCAGGAGGGGTTCCGGCTCATCCGGCAGCACACCACGACGCCGATCGCGGTCGGTGAGGTCTACAACTCCATCTGGGACTGCCACCAGCTGATCACCGAGCAGCTCATCGACTACATCCGGATGGACGTCGTGCACGGCGGCGGCATCACCCATCTGCGCCGGGTCTTCGACCTGGCCGACCTGTACCACGTGCGCACCGGCTCGCACGGCGCCACCGACCTGTCGCCGGTGTGCCTGGCGGCCGCGCTGCACGTCGACATCGCGGTGCCGAACTTCGGCATCCAGGAGTACATGCCGCACACCTCGGCCACGAACGCCGTCTTCCCGCACTCGTACCGTTTCGCGGACGGGTCGATGTACCCCTCGGAGGAGCCCGGTCTCGGCGTCGACATCGACGAGGAGGCGGCCGCGGCGTACCCCTACCGGCAGGCGTATCTGCCGGTCAACCGCCTTGAGGACGGGAGCATGCATGACTGGTGA
- a CDS encoding 5-deoxy-glucuronate isomerase: protein MRTLLTPGKETELIGLDLADLADGETLELDRDAEIAAVVLSGVVDVEGLGTAGGRSDVFDGPGHTVYAPPGTPLRFEATGGPAQIVIAYAPLGDGTPGTARIIGPADQDVAERGEGNWSRTVRTILGPGDDAGRLLLGETINPPGNWSSYPPHKHDTHEPPREVKLEEVYLFKLDPANGFGIQLRYDGKGEEAFTVRDGDVAAIPAGYHPVVAAPGYKLCYLWVMAGQGRQMIPYLDPEHAWVQTG from the coding sequence TTGAGAACCCTGCTGACCCCGGGCAAGGAAACCGAGCTGATCGGGCTCGACCTGGCCGACCTGGCCGACGGTGAGACCCTCGAGCTCGACCGTGACGCCGAGATCGCGGCCGTGGTCCTCTCCGGCGTCGTCGACGTCGAGGGGCTCGGCACCGCGGGCGGGCGCAGCGACGTCTTCGACGGACCGGGCCACACCGTGTACGCGCCACCGGGCACGCCACTGCGGTTCGAGGCGACCGGCGGTCCCGCGCAGATCGTCATCGCCTACGCCCCGCTCGGCGACGGCACCCCCGGCACGGCGCGGATCATCGGCCCGGCCGACCAGGACGTCGCCGAGCGCGGTGAGGGGAACTGGTCGCGTACGGTCCGTACCATCCTCGGCCCGGGCGACGACGCCGGGCGACTCCTGCTCGGCGAGACGATCAACCCGCCCGGCAACTGGTCCAGCTACCCGCCGCACAAGCACGACACCCACGAGCCGCCGCGCGAGGTGAAGCTGGAGGAGGTCTACCTCTTCAAGCTCGACCCGGCCAACGGCTTCGGCATCCAGCTCCGTTACGACGGCAAGGGCGAGGAGGCGTTCACCGTCCGCGACGGCGACGTCGCCGCGATCCCGGCCGGCTACCACCCGGTCGTCGCCGCGCCCGGCTACAAGCTCTGCTACCTGTGGGTGATGGCGGGCCAGGGCCGGCAGATGATCCCCTACCTCGACCCCGAGCACGCCTGGGTCCAGACGGGATGA
- a CDS encoding ABC transporter permease, producing MAADASMARMALRHRLADRGMDRTLLLLLPAVIFIVALFIYPFVYGLQLSFQPQPGSETVQRYGSGPFADYHNFFADSYLRDTIWTTLKLSLPAALFNVIASVPIAYRMRGRFRGKRTITTILVVPITLGTVLTAEGLLAFMGPTGWLNRLLMDAGIADHPVRFTHNYWGVLFSLIISGFPFAFLLTLSYLSGIDPTLERAAATLGAGWWQRFRYITLPLLAPGLGITFCLSFVLAFSVFPSAIMVGDPAGQTRVISIAAFHAAFEQYDYSMASAIAMIMGAVELIVIGLVLGWRSRLYRGATGGKG from the coding sequence ATGGCGGCCGACGCGTCCATGGCGCGTATGGCGCTGCGGCATCGCCTGGCCGACCGTGGCATGGACCGTACGCTGCTGCTCCTGTTGCCGGCCGTCATCTTCATCGTGGCGCTGTTCATCTATCCGTTCGTGTACGGGCTGCAGCTGTCCTTCCAGCCGCAGCCCGGATCGGAGACGGTGCAGCGGTACGGCTCGGGCCCGTTCGCCGACTACCACAACTTCTTCGCCGACTCCTATCTGCGGGACACCATCTGGACGACGCTGAAGCTCAGCCTGCCGGCGGCCCTGTTCAACGTCATCGCCTCGGTGCCGATCGCGTACCGGATGCGGGGGAGGTTCCGCGGCAAGCGGACGATCACCACGATCCTGGTCGTGCCGATCACGCTAGGCACGGTGCTGACCGCCGAGGGCCTGCTGGCGTTCATGGGCCCGACCGGCTGGCTGAACCGGCTGCTCATGGACGCGGGCATCGCCGACCACCCGGTGCGGTTCACCCACAACTACTGGGGCGTGCTGTTCTCGCTGATCATCTCCGGGTTCCCGTTCGCGTTCCTGCTGACGCTGTCCTATCTGAGCGGCATCGATCCCACCCTGGAGCGGGCCGCGGCCACGCTCGGCGCGGGCTGGTGGCAGCGGTTCCGGTACATCACGCTGCCACTGCTGGCACCGGGTCTGGGGATCACCTTCTGCCTGTCGTTCGTGCTGGCGTTCTCGGTCTTCCCCTCGGCGATCATGGTCGGCGATCCGGCCGGGCAGACCCGGGTGATCTCGATCGCGGCGTTCCACGCGGCCTTCGAGCAGTACGACTACTCGATGGCCTCGGCGATCGCCATGATCATGGGCGCCGTCGAGCTGATCGTCATCGGCCTGGTCCTCGGCTGGCGCTCCCGTCTGTACCGGGGCGCGACGGGAGGTAAGGGCTGA
- a CDS encoding ABC transporter ATP-binding protein, with protein sequence MTRPDTRISELRLDKVSRGFGGVPALEGLDLTIRGGEFVALLGPSGCGKSTALNCLAGLLPLSGGSIWLDERRIDTVPPEQRGFGMVFQNYALFPHMSVRANIAFGLRMASVAKAESRRRVDEALSLVQLGDHAAKFPGQLSGGQQQRVAIARAIVMEPALVLMDEPLSNLDAKLRLEMRTEIKRIHQTLGLTTVYVTHDQEEALSLADRLVLLRDGRVQQVGTPEEVYTEPANRFVAGFMGYRNEFELPVTSGSGAGAGKSVVLGDLTGTRREDLGETAVAAIRPEDFTVGDGPNAMEVDVEVVEYQGREQAVQARTAAGAPLHLRAAARLAPGDRVTVSVPPERVLVFAAESPAAPAEVS encoded by the coding sequence GTGACGCGTCCCGACACGAGGATCTCGGAGCTGCGGCTGGACAAGGTGAGCCGCGGCTTCGGGGGTGTGCCGGCCCTGGAGGGGCTCGACCTGACCATCAGGGGCGGGGAGTTCGTGGCGCTGCTCGGCCCTTCGGGCTGTGGAAAGTCGACCGCGCTGAACTGCCTGGCGGGTCTGCTGCCGCTGAGCGGCGGCTCGATCTGGCTCGACGAGCGGCGGATCGACACCGTGCCGCCCGAACAGCGCGGCTTCGGCATGGTCTTCCAGAACTACGCGCTCTTCCCGCACATGTCGGTGCGCGCCAACATCGCGTTCGGGCTGCGGATGGCGAGTGTCGCCAAGGCCGAGTCCAGGCGGCGCGTCGACGAGGCGCTGTCGCTCGTCCAGCTCGGCGACCACGCCGCGAAGTTCCCCGGCCAGCTGTCGGGCGGCCAGCAGCAGCGCGTGGCGATCGCCCGCGCGATCGTGATGGAGCCGGCGCTGGTGCTCATGGACGAGCCGCTGTCCAACCTCGACGCGAAGCTGCGGCTGGAGATGCGCACCGAGATCAAGCGCATCCACCAGACGCTAGGGCTCACCACGGTCTACGTGACCCACGACCAGGAGGAGGCGCTCTCCCTGGCCGACCGGCTCGTGCTCCTGCGGGACGGGCGGGTCCAGCAGGTCGGCACTCCGGAGGAGGTCTACACCGAGCCCGCCAACCGCTTCGTGGCCGGGTTCATGGGCTACCGGAACGAGTTCGAACTGCCGGTGACCTCGGGTTCGGGTGCCGGCGCCGGCAAGTCCGTCGTCCTCGGCGACCTGACCGGCACGCGCCGCGAGGACCTGGGCGAGACCGCGGTCGCCGCGATCCGGCCCGAGGACTTCACCGTGGGCGACGGTCCGAACGCCATGGAGGTCGACGTCGAGGTCGTGGAGTACCAGGGCCGCGAGCAGGCGGTCCAGGCGCGTACGGCGGCCGGCGCCCCGCTCCATCTGCGTGCGGCCGCCCGCCTGGCCCCGGGTGACCGGGTGACGGTGTCGGTGCCGCCGGAGCGGGTGCTGGTGTTCGCGGCCGAGAGTCCGGCGGCCCCCGCGGAGGTGAGCTAG
- a CDS encoding UxaA family hydrolase, which produces MTGETLLLQPDDDVAVALRDLPGVPRGHKVAVRDLASGAPIRKYGQLIGVATAPITAGSHVHTHNLGMGPHDRDYAFGTDVREVEPVPAPAHFQGIRRPDGRVATRNYIGILTSVNCSATVARMIAARASTEGFPNVDGVVALTHGTGCGMASDGDGIRLLRRTLNGYARHPNFAAILVIGLGCEVNQLTGFDLPADTPTMTIQELGGTSATVRRGLEVIRELLPAADAVTRVPVPASELVLGLQCGGSDGYSGITANPALGAAADLLVRHGGTAILAETPEVYGAEHLLTRRAVSRAVGERLVSRIRWWESYAESMDNNPSPGNKAGGLTTILEKSLGAVAKGGTTPLTAVYEYAEPVTSRGFVFMDTPGYDPVSATGEVAGGANLICFTTGRGSVYGCRPAPSLKLASNREVYRAMAEDMDVDCGVILDGEVTVAELGSQIFDLVLEVASGRKTASEELGFGDEEFAPWQLGAVM; this is translated from the coding sequence ATGACTGGTGAGACCCTGCTGCTACAGCCCGACGACGACGTGGCGGTGGCCCTGCGCGACCTGCCCGGCGTACCCCGCGGCCACAAGGTGGCCGTCCGCGACCTCGCCTCCGGTGCCCCGATCCGCAAGTACGGCCAGCTCATCGGCGTCGCGACCGCGCCGATCACGGCCGGTTCGCATGTCCACACCCACAATCTCGGCATGGGGCCGCACGACCGGGACTACGCCTTCGGCACCGACGTACGCGAGGTCGAGCCGGTGCCCGCGCCCGCGCACTTCCAGGGCATCCGGCGGCCGGACGGGCGGGTCGCCACCCGCAACTACATCGGCATCCTCACCTCGGTGAACTGCTCGGCGACGGTCGCCCGGATGATCGCCGCGCGGGCGTCCACGGAGGGCTTCCCCAACGTGGACGGTGTCGTGGCGCTGACCCACGGCACCGGCTGCGGCATGGCGTCTGACGGCGACGGGATCCGGCTGCTGCGCCGCACCCTGAACGGCTACGCGCGGCATCCCAACTTCGCCGCGATCCTCGTCATCGGCCTCGGCTGCGAGGTCAACCAGCTCACCGGGTTCGACCTGCCGGCCGATACCCCGACGATGACCATCCAGGAGCTCGGCGGCACCTCGGCGACCGTACGCCGCGGTCTGGAGGTGATCCGCGAGCTGCTGCCCGCCGCGGACGCGGTCACCCGCGTGCCCGTACCCGCTTCCGAGCTCGTCCTCGGCCTGCAGTGCGGCGGGTCGGACGGTTACTCCGGAATCACCGCCAACCCGGCTCTCGGCGCCGCCGCCGACCTGCTCGTACGCCACGGCGGCACCGCGATCCTGGCCGAGACGCCCGAGGTGTACGGGGCCGAGCACCTGCTGACCCGCCGCGCGGTCTCCCGTGCGGTCGGCGAGAGGCTGGTCTCGCGGATTCGCTGGTGGGAGTCCTACGCCGAGTCGATGGACAACAACCCCTCGCCGGGCAACAAGGCGGGCGGCCTGACCACGATCCTGGAAAAGTCGCTCGGCGCGGTCGCCAAGGGCGGCACCACGCCGCTGACCGCGGTCTACGAGTACGCCGAGCCGGTCACCTCGCGGGGCTTCGTGTTCATGGACACCCCGGGTTATGACCCGGTCTCGGCGACCGGGGAGGTCGCCGGCGGCGCCAACCTGATCTGCTTCACGACCGGCCGGGGCTCGGTGTACGGCTGCCGTCCGGCGCCCAGCCTGAAGCTGGCCAGCAACCGCGAGGTCTACCGGGCGATGGCCGAGGACATGGACGTCGACTGCGGTGTGATCCTGGACGGCGAGGTCACGGTCGCGGAGCTGGGCTCACAGATCTTCGACCTGGTCCTGGAGGTCGCGTCGGGCCGCAAGACGGCAAGTGAGGAGCTCGGCTTCGGCGACGAGGAGTTCGCCCCCTGGCAGCTGGGGGCGGTCATGTGA